Below is a genomic region from Kribbella qitaiheensis.
GCCGCCGCGAGGCTACGGTGATCAGCCAGCCACGCGGGTTCTCCGGCAACCCGTTGGCCGGCCACTGCTGCGATGCCGCCAGCAAGGCCTCTTGTACTGCGTCCTCGCAGGTCCCGAATCCGCCATACCGGCGTACCAGCGGGCCGAGGATCCGCGGCGTCAGTTCGCGCAGCAGTTGCTCGAGCTCGGCCGGCGCAGGGGAGTGCGGCATCAGCTCAGCGCACTCAGATCCCGGATCGGCCGTACCTCGACGATGCTGAACTCGGCCTCGGGGATCTGCGGCACGATCTCGATCGCCCGCTCGATGGTGTCGCAGTCGACCAGGTAGAACCCGGCCAGCTGCTCCTTCACCTCAGTCAAGTGTCGTTAGCCGCTCTCAGACGTTTCCGCAGGTCAGAGGGCAAGTGTAGGGGGCGACAGCACCCGCCTGCCGCCCCCTGAGCCGTGCCAGATCCAGCCTTAGGCGGCCGACAACGGGCCGCCTGAGGCTCGCCCTCAGTCGCCAGAGGGTTGCTCTCCCGGTACAAAGGCGTAGCGTCCCGCGTTCCGTGTGTTGTTATCGCGCCGGAGCATTTCCCAGGTACCTGTGTTTACGTCGAAGTCTCGACCAAATCCCGTCCATGCGCCTTTCATCATCGTTCCAGTCGCATCAATGTGCATCTGAACAGCACCATGGAATACCTGACCCTGATAGTACGAGTCCTCCCCGGTCTTTTGTTCCCAGGTACCTGTGACGATTTGGATTCGCTGCTCAAGCTTCACGATTAGCGATCCACCGCCTGTGATAGATCCATCAATTGATCGTGCGGTCATCTGGTTACCCACATGCGACAGAACTAGATGGGACAGGTCAACAAAGCTCTCATCGCGACTGGATGACTTGTATGTGCATCGTGATTCCCAGATACCAGAAAGACTAACCGGCGGTCCGCCGACCATGTGACCAGGAACCCGAGTGTCAGCGGCAATTTGCGCGACGCCCGAATTACCGGCGTCGTGATCCTGCCAAAAGCCGCCACCTTTCGCGACATAGTCGAAACCCAGTTGATCAATGCTGTATCCGGTGGCCGCTTCAATCGCTCTGATGAAATGTCGTCTTGGGTAAGAGACCGCCCCAGACTCCCAGCGCTGCACCGTCCGCAGCGTGCAATCATTCCGCTCGTCCAAGCGCTCTCCCGCCTCGCGGATGCGCTTAGCGAACTCGTCCTGAGTCAACCGAAGTCCCTCGCGAACCGCCCTCAGCGTCGTGTTAGCCACTCACTCTATCCTATCTCTGTCGTAAAGATGTCGTCCTGCTGTCGTCTTGACTGTCGTTCCGGGAGCCTGAGATCCACGACACTCTTACGTCACTACTACGACAGAGTACCTGCCGCATCAGGTTGCAGGCAACGGCGATCCGCCCAGTGACAAGGAGACTGGTGGCAATGGAATCAAGAGCGCACCCGAAGCGATTTCAATTGCTTCGACATAAAGACAGCAGCGGCGTATCCGGAACAGGAATAGTCGCGGAAGGTGTCGTTTGGTCTTCCGGAGCCGTTGCATTGCATTGGCCCGGTCACCCGCAGGCGACTTCCATTTGGGCGAGTATTCGTGACGTTCGCGAAGTCCACGGACACGGCGGAGACACCGAGATTGTGTGGCTTGACGCCGGACCCGTGGCGGAGGTTTCCGTCCTGCCGCAATCGCCACAGCCCGCTAGAGACGCCGGAGGTTGGCCGATTCTGGATGCGCGCGAATGCGCAGGTATAGGCGAATGACAATCACTCACGGGGAAACCATGGAGACAACTCGACCACCACAATCGTATGTCGCAATCTACTTGCGCGAACATGTGATGATGAGCGCTACCGAAATGGCGAGAGCACAAGACGGACTTCTCAAATTCGCTACTCAGAAGGGTTTCAACATCGACCACGTTGAAATCTTCGTTGAGAAGCTGGAGACGGTTCCAGACGCGTTCCAGAAGTTGATCGAAAAGATGACGGCGCAGGGTGAGCGGACCGTAATTATTCCGGGGATTCATCATCTGGCAGGTTTGGGTAGCCCGCCACTCGCCGTAGTTGAAGCCTTCACGGCTGACGGCGTGCATGTGCTGGTTGCTGGCCATGTCGAGTAGGCGGTTTCGTGATGCTCGATTGATCCTCTGGCTCAGGTCACGCATTCGCCGCAGGCGCGGCAGTGAGCCTCAGTGCGACCCAGCCAAGGGGTGGCGTGGCTGTTGCTAGCAAAGCATGCGACGACGAATGCATCTAACAAGCTGCTTCGTGCGGCACGCGAGCGAACCGAATCGCCTAGTAATCCCGGCGAACCTATGTCCCGTACCGAACTCGCTGACGCCGTAAATGCGTGGATTTGGGAAGCGACAGGAGAGAAATCTCGGCTAGATGGGCATTACGTGGCGAAAATGGAGCGAGGTGCCGTCCGGTGGCCGGGCTATAAGTATCGGCAAGGACTGCGTGCCGTACTTAACGTCAACGAAAACGCTGAACTTGGATTCGATAGAACCTTGGGCAAGAGCGCTAGACAAAGCTCGACCAAAGAAATTGAACTTCACGTATATGTACATCTGACTATTTCTGCCGACGACAGAGTCTGCGTGACTCTGCCTGAATGAACTCACAAAAGCCCGTCAGGGTGGTTGATGTGCTTGGGGAAGGGGCGAGCCTTCCGCCTTGTAACTCGGTTATGCCTGACTTCGGTGGGGCGTGTGTGGTGTGACCATTCCGCCCGACGGGAAAGAGAACCACACACGCCCCGCCGTCTCCAAGCCACAATCCCCCGTCCGCCCCTCGTGAGGCCCCCATAGTGGGCGGGGGATTGTGAATACCCGGCATCCTTCCGTGCGCGACTCCGAGCGCACGGGGGGATGCCGGGCCTAACAACTGAATAGCTTTCACGTATAGCGCGATTCCGTGGCCGCAACCCACTGGGACATTCCGTAATCACACGGATACTCCCAGTAGGCGGGCCAGTCGGGATTGCGCTTTTCTGTTGAACGGTGAACCTGTTGCTTCGGGCAATGGCCGTGCGAATGCACGTGCATAAGCGGATGCGTATGACTGTGCAACCGTGGTTTAAAGGCTTGACAGGCGGGTGTACGGGCTTTGCAGCTTCGTGCAATCGGCACCCGTGGGTCTTGTTATCTGCTGTTGCCGGGGGCAATGATGGGCGACCTGTTCGGCGGATTGGAGGTTGTTGCCTCGGGCATTCAAGGCGTGTCAGGTGGGTTATCCACAAGCTGTCTGACGCTGTCGGCCTAGGTGTGCTGGACTGGGTTTCAAGGGGAAGCGGTCCCCGTAGCTGTAGCGACTGAAGGAGGTGGTTGGTTGAGAAACGGTCAGTGTGTGCGGTTCAAGACTCGCTGCGCGTGTGGTGCGCAGAAAGAGCGGGGCCGGACTAGCTGTAAGAAGTGCGCTCGCCGTGTTCGGTTCTGGCGTGCGGAAGATTGTCGGTAAGCCTCACTCCGGCAATCAACGGGGTCACCCTCTCTCTCACACAAGGAGATCGAGAGGGGGTGATGAACTCTGCAAATATCATTGTCGCTGGTGTTGGCATTCGGAATCATGGTCGTTCTGCTGATCCGCTTCGGTGGCCTTCGGGTCCTCCACGCGATCATCTGCACGCTGTTCGGGTTTCTGCTCGCAGCAACCTGGTTAGCGCCACAGATTCAGCAATTCCTGACGAACCTACCGGGTGCCGGTAAGTAGCTGACAATGCGGTCGGGTCCGGTCTTTGGGATGAGTCTCTATTCCCGGACCCGACCATCCGGCAAAGGCAAAAAAGTTTTTCCTATGCCTCAGGCCGGCTGCTGACAACCATTTTCATTAAGCGAGGAGAAAGGAGTCCGTATGAACCCAATTATTCGTGCCTAGAAACTGGTGGTGTATCTGTTGTCTGATCAGCGTTTAACCCTGTACGAAATTGACGAGATCCGCGCCCGATTTGAGGCGACTCTCCGCGTGGGCTCGATGGACGATCTTCTCCGATGGGCGGTTCTGTCGTCCTGTGATGTGCCCGATCTCGTGAACGAGATCTACCGGCTTCGGGCGAAGTGGCAGATCCTTCAGGCTGCCTGCCTCGCCGGTCTGGGCGTCGCGGTCGAGAACGACCCCCGCCCGGTCGATATGTGGTTCGCCGATTCGGCTTGGGCTTTCGTGACCGATGCTCTGCCGATGCCTCCGGGGTTCCACCCGTTGGCACAGGTCATTCCTGCGCGTCGGTGGGGTGGTCAGTCCCTTTGATGCGCCGACGGAATTACCGTGGCGCGGCCTCTCCCTATGGGAGGGGCCGCCCCGGCCGCCATGGCCGGAAAGACGAAATGTGGATTGTCCCTGTCCGGCAAGGCGGTGACATGTTCTATGTGGGCGACGAATTCTTTCGCGCTCTCTGGCGTTACCGCGCCGAACTCGCCCCCGTCTACTGGCTCATTGGTTGCTTTGTCGGCGGGGCGTGGCTGCACGCGTCCGGCCCGAACTGGTGGCCCATGCCCGTAGTAGCCGGACTGACCGGATTGCTATTACTCACGTTCCGGCCCGTCGCACTGATCAGCCGATACCCGTTGCTGAATCGGTGGCGGGTCCGGCTATGGGGAACCGGATTCATTCTGTCCGTTTCGGTATGGCTCACCATTGCTACCGTGATCGGGCCGACAGCCGGGAAAATGGAACTAGTTGCCTTCCTGGCAACGGCCACGTTCGCGGTCCCGTGGCTTTGGCGGGAGGACCGGCGACGCCTCACAAAGGTGCGTATTCTGCGGGACCGGTTCCCTGACACTGCCGACGCGGCCGGACTCACCGGCGCGAAAATGCTGTCAGCGATTCTCGATAAATGGGGATGGACCGCGAGAATCAAGCTTCGGCGCGGTCAGCACTGGACCGAGGCGATTACCGCGATACCCCAACTGGAATCGGCATTCGGCGCAAGGAACGGGGCATTGCGCGTCGAGCCGGTCAATCATGATGCCGGAGCGTTCACCCTGCGCATGGTCGAGGTTGACCCGCATTCGGAACCGATTGAATGGGCACCGCGTCCGGGGAAACGCAATCAGTCGATCACGCAACCA
It encodes:
- a CDS encoding YciI family protein; amino-acid sequence: MKEQLAGFYLVDCDTIERAIEIVPQIPEAEFSIVEVRPIRDLSALS
- a CDS encoding helix-turn-helix domain-containing protein; this translates as MANTTLRAVREGLRLTQDEFAKRIREAGERLDERNDCTLRTVQRWESGAVSYPRRHFIRAIEAATGYSIDQLGFDYVAKGGGFWQDHDAGNSGVAQIAADTRVPGHMVGGPPVSLSGIWESRCTYKSSSRDESFVDLSHLVLSHVGNQMTARSIDGSITGGGSLIVKLEQRIQIVTGTWEQKTGEDSYYQGQVFHGAVQMHIDATGTMMKGAWTGFGRDFDVNTGTWEMLRRDNNTRNAGRYAFVPGEQPSGD